The genomic stretch ATTGATCAATACGTCAGTCTTGTCCGCGGCCAGAGCGGCGGTGCCCATAGACAGGCCAAGCGCAGTCGCCGCGAAGAAAATGGATTTCATCGGTGTGTTTCCTTGTTTGAATTTTACCAGACGCCCTTCGCAAGGATTTTGGGGGCGAGGTGCCTGCATTTAACTGACAAAATCACTTATATAAGTCAATCCTGAGTTTTTTAATCGACTAATATGCAAACCCACACCTTCCGCCACGGCAGGATTTACAGACCACCTTTCTGTAGGGTTCCCTGTACCCATGGGGAGAAGTCTGATTGTTGTCGCTGGCATTCTTGTTGGCGGCTTTATCGGGGGCGTGAGCGCCCTGATCGGTGCCGGTTTGATATCGGGGCCGATCACGCGTGCGAAACCTGTCCAAATCGAAGGTTGGGAAAGCGATTGGACCATCGGGTCCGATGCATCGGACCCATACTTACGCGCTTGGGTCGCCCGTTACGGTCTTCTGGCGCTCCGAAAAACCGAAGCCGTATATTTCATTGCCGACACCGACAGCGACGGCAACCCTTTGGCTGACGCCTGCACCTATCGAGTGAGTGGAGGTGCAATGCCCGGTTTCTGGTGGTCCGTGACGCTTTACGACGCCGATGGATATCTGCCGTTGAATGAGGGCATGCACCTGTCATTTGATGCAACAGATGTTGAAGGGGCTGAAAACTGGAGCTTTGACATTGCGGGGACCAAACCGTCCGACCCCGGCCAAAACTGGGTTTCGAGCAAACATGCAGGATTGTTTGACCTGACCCTGCGAATTTACGAACCAGAGCCGGTGTTTCTGGACGCCCCAACGTCCCATTTGGCACCGCCAAAGGTGCAAAGGCTGACCTGTAGGGGCGACGCATGATGTCGAAGAACCTGCTGTTTTTGACCACCACGCTCATCGCCGCAATCGCCGTGCATCTGTATGTCTTGTTCAACCTGCCCACATTCATCATGGACAAGGCCATTGCCCTGCTGCGCGGGGACGGCAGTACCTTCAATCAATGGCTACCGTCCGAACCGATCACGCCCGATAACCAGCCTGTCGTGCGCGCGTCCCCCGATCTGGCCTATACGATATGCCTGCTAGATCTTTCAGATGGCCCCCTCTTGGTGTCCGCGGCCACCTGGTCTGGCTACGGATCGTTGTCGATCTTTGACCACGACACACGAAATGTTCATGCATCTACGCTGCGAGGAGACGGGGCCATGCACGGTGTGATCGTCGCGACCAAGGATCAGTCGACACCTGCCAACTCAAACATGCCCGTTGTCCGCTTGAGCG from Falsiruegeria litorea R37 encodes the following:
- a CDS encoding DUF1214 domain-containing protein, coding for MGRSLIVVAGILVGGFIGGVSALIGAGLISGPITRAKPVQIEGWESDWTIGSDASDPYLRAWVARYGLLALRKTEAVYFIADTDSDGNPLADACTYRVSGGAMPGFWWSVTLYDADGYLPLNEGMHLSFDATDVEGAENWSFDIAGTKPSDPGQNWVSSKHAGLFDLTLRIYEPEPVFLDAPTSHLAPPKVQRLTCRGDA
- a CDS encoding DUF1254 domain-containing protein, which gives rise to MSKNLLFLTTTLIAAIAVHLYVLFNLPTFIMDKAIALLRGDGSTFNQWLPSEPITPDNQPVVRASPDLAYTICLLDLSDGPLLVSAATWSGYGSLSIFDHDTRNVHASTLRGDGAMHGVIVATKDQSTPANSNMPVVRLSDETGVALIRRLAPDPNSRGQSDALNPLGRCGPLT